The Roseomonas gilardii nucleotide sequence GGCAAGGCTCTATGTCTTCGACGGGGAGGCGGTGCTCTACCTGTTGTCCCATAGCCCGCTGCCGACGCCCTATGCCTTCCCGACCCATCTGAGCGACCTGCGGGAGTCCGGCGGGATCGGGGTCGATCAGGAGGCGGAACTGCGGCGCGTGCTGGCGTCCCGTCCGGACTACATCGTGACGACGAATATCGAACGGGGGCAGATCAACCCGGCGGCGCAACGGCTGCTGCGGGAAACCCTGGCCGAAGCCTATCGGCCGGTGCGCAGCGTCCGGATCGGGAGGGGCAACCGCGTGCTCTACGGGAAGCTGCCCTGAGGGTGTCCTTCAGCGGACCGCGCCCCGCCGCCGCAGCCGCCAGAGCAGCAGGGGCGCCGCCAGGACGGGATGTCGGCGCTGCCAGGGGGTGAGTTCGACGGGCATACCCGAATGGCGGGCGATCTTGTCGGCGAGGTAGTCCGGCCCGCCGTCGAAGGTGAAGGCGGCCTTCACGAGCCGGGCGATGTTCAGCACCTTCCCGCCCAGGCGGCGCAGCGACCAGGCGGGACGCCAGTTCCCGGAGGGGCGGCGGCCGATGCGGTCCAGGGCCGCGGGCAGCACGGCATCGAACCAGCCCGGGGCCGTGGCGACGATGCTGTCCGGGCGGTTGCCGCGCTCGGCCCGCAACTCGGCGCCGTAGGTGCGGGCGAAGAGATGGCGCCAGAGCGCCGCGGGCGGGCCGGTGGGCGCATCGAGGCGCAGCGCCCAGGTGACGGCGGTTTCCACAGCCCGGGCGACGGCGGCCTCGGTGCGCCGGCGGGCCTCTTCGTCGCGGGTATGGACGAGGGTGGTGGGCTGGCAGAAGCGAGCCCAGAGGGTGGTGTCGATCGAGGCCGGCCGCATCCGCCGTTCGAAGGCGCGCAGGGTCATGACCGCGACCTTGGCCCGCAGGGGCTCCGCGCCGTCGCGCCGCCAGTGGAGGACCTGCGGCGGCAGCACGGCGTTGAGCAGGGCGGGAATGGCGCGCCGGTGGAAGGCGAGGTTCCCCATCGTGAGCACATAGAGGTCCAGCAGTCCCGCCGTCTCTCCCGTCCGGCGGCAGGAGCCGTAGAAGAGGATCGCCGCCACCGCATCCCCGTGCCGGGCGACGATATCCTCCGCCAGAAGGCGCGCGGCGCGCATGGCCGGGTTCGGGTCCGGCGGGAAGGCCAGCTCCGCCGCGACCAGGGCGGACAGGCTGTCCGGCGCGGTCATGGCATGGCGAAGGTGACGGCGGAGGGGGCGCTCAGGACGAGCCCCTGCGGGCCGGGCTCGAAGACCTCGCCATCCAGCACGAAGGGCGCGTCGAGGCGGAGGGCGAGGCGGCCGGCGCGGCCGCTGGCATAGCCCGCCTCCGGCATCCAGGGCTGCTGCCGGCCCCGCCGGGCGGCCCAGAGGGCGGCGGCCAGGCGGCGCGGCGGGGCCGCCACGTCCAGCCAGTTCAGCGGCCCGGCCCCGTCGCCCGAGAAGGGCCAGAGGCCGAGCATCAGCCGGTCCAGCGGCGTGGCGAGCACCAGGAAGCGGCGGCCTTCCGGCGTGGGCCGGCCATCCACCGACAGGGACATCGGGGAGCCGGCGCGCAGGGCGTGGTCACGCTGGACGATGCTGCGCAGCACGGTTCCGGCCAGGGCCAGGAAGACGGCCAGCCGGTCATGGATGCCGCGCCCGTGCAGCCCCTCGTCGGCCATCGTCTTGGCGGCGGTGAAGGCGCCGGCACCGAACAGGAGGCCGCGCATCGGGGCCTCGTCCAGGCCGGGGCGCAGGACCTCCAGCACGGGAAGCCGGTGCTGGCGCAGCGCGCCGGAGGCGGCGGCGCGGCGCAGGGCGGCGAGGCCGGCCTCCCCCGGCCCGGGCGTCCCGACGACGCGGGCGGCGAGGTTGGTCTTGCCGGTGGCGAGGAGGGCGATGGCCGGGGCGCGCTCGCCGAAGGCCCGCGGCAGGGCGGACAGCACCTCGCGCAGCGTGCCGTCGCCGCCCTGGACGGCCAGCAGGTCCACGCCCTGCCCGGCGAAATCCGCCAGCACGGCGCGAAGTTCATCGGGGGTCGAGGGCGCGGCGCGCGGCAGGCCCCCGGCGGCCTCCGCCAGGGCGAAGCGGCCTTCGCGAAGGGCCCGGCTGCGGGGGTTGGTGATGAGGCCGATGCGCCGCGCGCCGGTCATCCCTCAAGCCAGGACCGCAGGGGCCCCCGGCGGCGCGCCAGCCCGGCCTGGATCGTGACGACGACCTGTTCCAGGCAGCCGAAGACGGTCCAGGCGGCGACGGCGAGCATGCCCCAGTCGGGGCGGCCGAACAGGGTGAAGAGGCTGAGGATCAGCAGGTTCGGGTTCCGGCGCGCGATCCAGAGGCGGAAGAAGCTGTCGAAACGCCGCCAGACATGGATCTCCATCTTGTAGAGGGCGAGGAAGAGGCCCTCCTGCAGCCGCTGGAGGACATAGCCGCCGAAGACGATGACGCCGACGGCGACCGGATGCGCCAGCGGCATTCCGACCTGGGACAGGCCGTAGATCCAGGCCAGCCACCAGAAAGGCGGGTGGATCAGGTCGATGGCATGGTCGAAGACGTTGCCCAGCGGCGTGGAGGTGAGCGTCACCCGCGCCAGCTTGCCGTCCACCGTGTCCAGGAAGGTCATCACCCAGGCGGCGAGCAGCCCGGGCAGCCAGGCGCCCGTGGCGAAGAGCCAGAGGGCCACGAAGACCAGGACCAGGCTGGCGAAGGTCACCTGGTTGGGCGTGATGCCGAGGGCGGCGCAGCCGCGCACCACCTGGAAGGCCGGGCGGGGCCAGACATGCTTGGTGATGGCGTCGGTGACGCCCTTGTAGGAGCCGCCGAACATCTCCCATTCCACCGCGCGCCGCGTCCCGGCATCGAGGCTGAGGAGATAGGGGTTGGCACGCTTGCGCAGGGCCTTGTTGTAGAGGTCCACGAGATCGGCCGGGCGGGCGGGCAGGAGGCCGGCGAAGGCGGGGTCGCCGGCGGGACGGCCGGCCAGGAGCGCGGCGGCCACGGCAGCGGCCAGGGCCGTGTCCGTCAGGTGGTCCGCCAGATAGGCCGCCACTGGCAGCCCGTCCTCGGGGCGGCAGAGAAGCGTGCCGGGGCGGCGCGCCAGGCCCGTGACGAGCGAGGCGTCATAGACGTGATCGGCCCGGAGCAGCAGCAGCGGCGCCTGCGCGTCGGTGCCGGTCCAGGGGGCGGCGTCGGCGATGCCGGCGCGGAGAAGGGCCCGGCGGAGCAGTTCGGAACCCGGCATGCTCCAGACGGGCACGGGGGATTCCCCCAGCCAGCGGGCCGCTGGCGCCGGGGCGGGGGACGGGCGAGACTGCGCCGCACCATGTCCTTCAGCCTCGCGCACCTGTCCGACCTGCACCTGCCTGTACCCCCCGGGGCGATCCACCCGCTCTCGCAGCTCGCGGGGA carries:
- a CDS encoding diacylglycerol kinase family protein, with amino-acid sequence MTGARRIGLITNPRSRALREGRFALAEAAGGLPRAAPSTPDELRAVLADFAGQGVDLLAVQGGDGTLREVLSALPRAFGERAPAIALLATGKTNLAARVVGTPGPGEAGLAALRRAAASGALRQHRLPVLEVLRPGLDEAPMRGLLFGAGAFTAAKTMADEGLHGRGIHDRLAVFLALAGTVLRSIVQRDHALRAGSPMSLSVDGRPTPEGRRFLVLATPLDRLMLGLWPFSGDGAGPLNWLDVAAPPRRLAAALWAARRGRQQPWMPEAGYASGRAGRLALRLDAPFVLDGEVFEPGPQGLVLSAPSAVTFAMP
- a CDS encoding CDP-alcohol phosphatidyltransferase family protein — its product is MPVWSMPGSELLRRALLRAGIADAAPWTGTDAQAPLLLLRADHVYDASLVTGLARRPGTLLCRPEDGLPVAAYLADHLTDTALAAAVAAALLAGRPAGDPAFAGLLPARPADLVDLYNKALRKRANPYLLSLDAGTRRAVEWEMFGGSYKGVTDAITKHVWPRPAFQVVRGCAALGITPNQVTFASLVLVFVALWLFATGAWLPGLLAAWVMTFLDTVDGKLARVTLTSTPLGNVFDHAIDLIHPPFWWLAWIYGLSQVGMPLAHPVAVGVIVFGGYVLQRLQEGLFLALYKMEIHVWRRFDSFFRLWIARRNPNLLILSLFTLFGRPDWGMLAVAAWTVFGCLEQVVVTIQAGLARRRGPLRSWLEG